agccatgctgtggcaggcatcccacatataaaggagaggaagatgggcacagatgttagctcagggccagtcttcctcagcaaaaagaggaggattggcagtagtgagctcagggctaatcttcctcaaaaaaaaaaaaagaaccaaactggagccagcccagtagcatagcagttaagtttgcacgctccacttcagcagcccagggtttgccagttcagatcctgggcacatacgtacgcaccgcttgtcaagccatgctgtggcaggtgtcccacatataaaatagaggaggatggggccagccccatggccaagtggttaagtttgtgaacTCTGCATTGGcagccagttcagatcctgggtgtggacatggcaccgctcatcaggccatgctgagggggtgtcccacatgccacaactagaaggacccacaactaaaaatatatacaagtatgtaccagaaggctttgggagaaaaagggaaaaaaaaatcttaaaatagaggaagatgggcacagatgttcgctcagggccaatcttcctcaaaaaaaaagaaagaaagaaagaaccaaacaaagcttctagagctgaagaatacaaggaataaactgaaaaatgccATAGAGAGCATCAACAGCAGACTTGATTGAGCAGAAGAACGAATCTGTGAGATTGAAGAcaagaactttgaaaatatccaggcagaggagaacaaagaaaaagaatgaaaaggagtgaAGAAAGCCCACATGACCCACGGGATGCCATCCAAAGAATCAGTCTGCAAACTCTTAGAgctgcagagggagaagagaaggagaaggggacagagagCTCATTTACAGAAATAATGGCCGAGAACGTCCCcacacacagcaagaaggtggccgtctacaagccaggaagagaggcctcccCAGGAACCGAATCGGCCAGCATCTCAGACTTGCAGCCTCCGGAACAGTGAgatataaatgtttgttgttcaCGCTGCCCCGTGAATGATATTCTGTGCTGGCAGCCTGAGCTATGACCAAGGAGGAGCAAGGAAATTAAACCCCTCGCACCAGAGATTTGTCAGAGAAGGGCCAGATAGTTGGGGTTAAGCCTGACCTTTGGAGCTGGAAAGACTTGAGTTCACAAGTCCAagtaaccttggacaagtccctCGAGTTCTCTGAACCTCTGCGTGCCCTTCTGTAACATGGGGGTGATAAGGCTGTTGTGTGCCACTGCACGGCACATGGCCTGGCACCATGTGGACCCTCAATAACATAAAGAGAGGTGCTGTTATGGTCGTCATCATTGCTTGTATAGTTGTTCATGCTAATGATACAATGGGGCAGGGAGGCCGGGTCTGTCATGGCTTCAGGAGCCAGGTTGAGGGGCTTGGACTTGCTCTCCAGagcactggggagccatgggaggTGTGTGAGCAGGGGAAAGATCCCTTTGGGACTGGGGTGAAAGACCAGGAATTGAAGGCTGGGACATCACCCAGGTGATGGGTGTCTGGCCCTGGGGGGTGGCCACGGGGATGGCAGGAGGGAGATGAAGAGAGGAGCTCAGGCTGAGTTCTGAGTACGGGGCTCAAATGGTGACCCTGTGACCCAGGTTGGGAGGAGCAGTTAAGGGGAGGGGGCTTTATCTGGATTTCAGTTTTGACCTTGCTGTGCCCATGCCCTTCCCTCCGCCTAGAATATCTTTGCTTACTGTGCCTTCCCGAAAAAGTCCCTGAAGACGCCGCGAACACACCCCTCCTCTGAGAAGGTGGAACAGATGCGGTTTGCAATTTCCCGAGAAGCCGGCTGCGCATCAGGTTATCCTGCAAACGTCTGGATCCCGGCTTATCTCACTCATCCCTCCCCTGGGAGTTCCTCTGGGGCCGCCCTCGGCTGGATCCACTGCCCGACCCCCCGCACCAGGGGACGGGATAAGCCTCCGCGCAACAAAAAGGAAACCCGGTCCGCAGGATGCTGCTGCAGTTCCGGCTGCGGCCACGCGGGGGCGGCAGGGGACAAGTCAAGAGTCGGAAGCGCAGGCAGAAGTTCTGTGCCTGCCGGGCGTCCCCAAACCAAACCCAGACctgagcctttttttttcttttccttttttttttttttttttaattaatgagtaCGAGGGAAACCGCCACGACCCAGTTTTTCCCACCTGCCCTACTCACCCAGAGGCGGTGTCCCGCGACCCAACAGCTAATGGAAGTTATGCAAAATCTGTTAGGTAAGTCCCTGCTCTGCTCAGAATCCCCAACAGCACCCACCTGGCTGGGGATGAAGCCCCCCTTCCCGCAGCCCCCGAAGCCCCCCACACCCGCTCCTCACCTCCCTGCCTTCATCCCCTCCCAGCCGCTCCCTCGCTCCCCCTGCTCCAGCCTCACTAGCCCTTCAATTGCTCCCACTCACCGCAGTGTCTAGCTTGGGGCAGTTTTGGAGCCTAGAAAAATCCATCATGGTGGTTACTTTGTAAATGCATGGTCAATTTAATGATACTCTTAGAAACATAGTTTCCCCTAAGCCTTTAGTTACAGTTGAAGCTATTAGGTCTCTGATACACCTGGCAAAGGGGACAGTCACTTGCAAAGGGGCCACCGGGTACGTATTTGGGTCCATTTAGAAAAGTAGTGGGTTGAAAGCACTGAAACATTGTAGATGGCATTTGGAAAAGTGACGTACGTTATTCTTTCATCTTAAATGCCTCCACCTGGCAAACCGTTTTGAAGACCTTGGAGGTTCTTACAAATCTAAAAGTTGGACACATAAGTGGGGGAAATGATATTCTCTTAAACATTCTGATACTGCTTTGAAACGCAGGTGAACTGTGGTATACTTTTCAACCTAAAGTTGCCAGCCTCAAATCAATTCTTCATGCAGCACTATGGGGTATTTTAGGAATTATTTTCTGCActttttttgtggggtttttttgggggtaaaatacatacaacatacaatttaccatcttgaccgtttttaagtgtccagttctgcggcattaagtacatttccattgttgtgcagccatccccaccatccgtctccagaactttctcatcctcccaaactgaaactctgtccccatgaaacgctaactccccctcccccagcccctggcccctccatctacttcctgtctctatggatgTGACTCCTCTGGGACCTCCTGGgagtggaatcagacagacctttTGTGACGGGCTTATTTCACTCGACATCGTGTCCTTGAAGTTCACTTATGTTGTAGCGTGGGTCAAAAGCTTGTCTgtgtttttcaaattaaatttaaattaaaaatacaaaagcacGGGCGCATGATTCAAATAAACGAGGGCTCTTGCAGGGTGTGTCATGAACAGCAGACACCTGCGGGGTCTTCGCTTTCTCTCTGGCTGTTTCCACGGTTCGGAATGGGTGCTGCTCTGCACCCACAGGTGAGTGGAGCCCTCAGCTGCCGGTTTTCTGTGGCGCCAGGTCAGGATTTCTCTCACAGCCTCCCTCCCCCGCACCCACCTCCCCACACCCGGTGTAGACCCCAAGCTTAAGCTCCTCTGGTGGccatctttgaaatttttcagcTATTTCCCATTTTATGTCTTCTTCCCCCAACTGTAATTCCTTTGTTTCAACTGGGAGATATTAAAAGTGAGCGGTTTTAAGGCACttcctgggtgccaggcactcCTCGGGATTTCTACGCAGATTCGTTTCATATCCACAACCACATCCGATCTCAGGTAGGCATCCTGACTATTCCCTTTTAGAGATGGGAAGCTAAGGCCCAGAAGGGTTAAGTGACATGCTCCGGGTCACAGAGCTttgcaagtggcagagcctgggctGCCTcctgtgacttttattttttgttttgaatcaCACCAGGGAAGAATAAGTCAGTTCTTTAATGGCTCTAGCTGAGGTTGATCAGAACTCCGCCAGTGTAGACTTAAGTCTTGTGCGCATCATTGTATGTAAATTTGACATCAAAGAAAAGAACTGTAAACACACACTGAGCTGCAGTGAATGGATGAGCACTGAGTGTGGGGAGGAAAGTGTGCACAAGTCTGCGACGTATTAAAATGGGTCAAAAGCAAGAGAGATGAATGGACAGATAGCTATTAAAGCGAATATGTTCAAATGTGAATGGCAGTATCTACGAGTGAGGATGTGGCTGTTCACGTATTTCCAACTTTGCCGTACAATTCTTCCAGCTTTGCTggatgtttgaaatatttcagcaTAAAGTgctgggggggccggccccgtggccgagtggttgggttcgcgcgctccgcttcggcagcccggggtttcacgggttcagatcctgggcgcggacatggcaccactcatcaggccacactgaggcagcgtcccacatgccacaacgagaaggacccacaactcaaaatacacaactaggtactggggggatttggggagaaaaaggaaaaataaaatctttttttaaaaatctagaaaaaaaatgctGGGACGTCTGTCCAGCCTATTATTTCTGCCTCTTAAACATGTTCAGTTTATCCAAATGGCCACTGCCCTCGTCTATAATAATAATACACATAATGGTGTTGATAATAATAATGAACAGTGGCAGCTGGCTTATGGGCAAGGTACTGGTCTGCATGTTCCACCCTGTATGGAACAGTAACATCATCCGtgttaaagatgaagaaataaggcacagagaggtacaGTTCCTAGCCCCCAGTCACACAGCTAAAGAAcagcagaggagctggaatctgaacccagcAGACGGCTGCAGAGCCTGCAGGCTCCACCACCTTTGAACGGCCTTCCTGGATGCTAACTTGACCACACCAGCCCCCTGGGGTCCCCCTCACTGGAGGCTCCCCCTCGATCAACAGTCATCCGCGATTTCATCAGAGTGATTATTTAGGCAAATGGTGTCTTTCTGATTACAAAAATGTTACcagcatataatttttaaagatgaattcaaTAAGGAAATGAATCAAGTAAAAAGTAATAGTGTTCCATATCAACACTCCCCAGAGGATGCCACTCTGAATCTGGTTCCCACTGGCACCAGAATTTCTTCTTGGTGTGTAGCAACCTAGCACTTATGATTTTGTATCAAGATATAGCGtgactgagagacagagaaagagagattagatagatagacagacagacagatagagataggtagatagatgatagagataggtagatagataaagaCGTAGATAAATGATAgacatagataaatagatagatagtgTGTATCCAGAAAGGGCTTCCCTTCGCTCCATTATTCCCTAAATAATTCCTGAGCAACCACCATTGTGTGTTCCAGATTCTAGATGCCAGAGAAACTGCAGGGAACAAGATCGAGAAAGTTCTGGTCCCCTTAGAGCTCCTTCTGGTGGGAAGATAGACTGAAACTAGATAAGCAGCTATATGGCTTGTTAGGCAGTGATAAGGGCTACAGAGAAACTATAGCAGGAGGAGAGGGTGTCAGGATGGGGTGCGATGGTGAGTTTCAGAGAAGTTAAAGGGGAGGAGGCCACAGTGGTATCTCGAGTAAGAAGAGCCTTCTAGGAAGGTGGGACAGCaagtgccaaggccctgaggtCAGAGCATGCTCCTATTCCAGGAAGGGTGAGAAAACCAGAGGAGCagtgggagctgggagagaggggaggaggggagggcagggccccaCAATGCCCAAGGAGGAACTCAACCATGAGATTGACGTTGATGCTGGGAAGCAGGGCAGGAGTGGAGGGTGAGGGAGGCCCTGAGCCAAACTGTGATGCATGGCCGCAGAAAGCCAGGGCACAGGGCTCCCCCGGCCCATGGAGGGAGAAGAGCTCATTCCGAGCCCAGAGGGGAGCAGAGCAATAGGTGAGAATCCACGGGTTTCCTCACACGCTCTGCCGAAAGTCTGATTTATTTTAATCACATGCATGtgcttttgtgatttttatttgaaaaaatagagaaagtgtTAATGCTTCCAAAAGTTATAAAATGGCATCACGAGCATCTCATTTTTCTGAAGACAAACGCAGAcctaagaaaattatttatttatttatttatttgaggaagattggcctgagctaacatctgccaccaatcctcctctttttgctgaggaagactggccctgagctaacatctgtgcccatcttcctctactttgtatgtgggatgcctaccacagcatggcttgccaagcggtgccatgtccgcacccaggatccaaacctgcaaaccctgggccaccgaagcggaatgtgcgaacttaaccgctgggccaccgggccggcccccttcagataaattgtttccttttttgtgaaaGAAAACAGGAGGGATAAAGTTGAAGCCCCTTTCGCAACTCTCCTTGTCCTACAGCCCCAATTTCATTCGCCCTCCTGTctccccagaaacacctcctCTGCACCCCCCCATCCCATCTGGAATGAGATCTATTTTCTTGTTTACATGTGGATGAGGGCTATGTTAAGAGAAGCATTGTTTCTGCTGATAAAATAACTAACAGGGCTTTCCAAATATCCAAACAGCAGgtaaattataaaacagaaagagaacgccccgcccacccccagagaaaggaaagtaatTGACAGCTAGAATGTAAATTTCTGTAGCGCGGCAGCCCCGGCAGGGCCGGTTTTCCTGTCTCGTCTTGTCCAGCATCCAGCGGATGCTCGAGACGTTGAGCAAAAGTTTCATATTGTTGGGTCATGGCCATTTCCAAAGTGAACTTTTCGATTTCGGGATCATTTTAGATTTACGGAAAAATTGCAAAAAACTGTGTCAGGCATTCCAGTATGTGCCTTGTTCACTGTCCTCTATGGCTGATGCCTTCTGGAACCGTGACACACCTGACCCTATGGAGAAGTTAGTTACTTCGTCATGTTGCAATTCACGAACTGCCATTTATTGGGGTGTCACCAGTTCTTCCACAAATGCCCCTTTTCTGGTCCAGGAGCCCACATTTCAGTTGTCTTGTCACCTGGGTCGCCTCCAGGTTGTGACAGCTCCTCCAAGTTTTCTTTTTCGTGACTGGGACATTTTTGGACAGGATGCTGTAGCATATCCCTCAGTTTGGGGTgtatctgatatttttctcatgtttagcCTGTCGTTACCGGTTCTGGGAGGAAACCCACAGAGATAAGGTGCCTTTCTCATGGCATTATGTCAAGGCCACCTGACATCAATGAGACACCACCAGGATGTTGGCCTGGATCATTTGGTCAAGGTGATGTCTGCCAGGTGTATCCACTGTAAAGCTCttatcttttgcttttccataCTTCATTCTTCAGATGAGAGTCACTAACTCAAATTTTGCGTCTGGCCCACACTCAAAAGGAGTGGGAGAGCGGGTGGGCCCCTGGAGGGGCATTTCAActtatttggaattctttctAAGGAAGAGTTGACTCTTCTGCCTTCACACCCATTTTAAACACCAGGAAACTGAGACTGAAGATGAGATTTCCTCTCTAGAGGGTGGCCCTGCGGAAGGGGAGGCGGCACCCAGAGCTGCCATCTGGGGCTGTGAAGGCAGGTGGCCATGGGCAGGAAATCGGTCCCGAGCCGCCCCCTGGGGTGCgttaccccatttcacagacgcgCTGCCTGCGCCCCGGAGGCGTGGCGCGCTGGGTGGCCGAGCAGGATTCAGGGCGCGGCCCGGCCGGGCCTGGAGGAAGCGCGGGGGCCGTGAAGGCTGAGGCGTCCGCCCTCCCCTCGGGGCATCACCTGGGCCTGCCGGGGACCACGGACAGGACTGCGCCTCCTCAACGCTGAGTGGCCCCGATGGCAAGCGCCCCGCGCGCTCCTGCAGCTCGGCTCCAGGGACGGCGCCCGCCCTTGACCCCGGGCCCCACCGACCGCAGGTGAGACCAGCCCAGCCCGCAGGTGTCCCCGGGGGAGGGGTCTTCGCCTGCCCTCGTGACCCACTTCCTGTTTGTCTCGGCTGCGGGGACGGGAGGGACAAACAGCCAGACCTCGCTGGGTGACCGAGGTCAGGTCACCGACCCTCGCGGAGCCTGTGACCTTGGTGTTGAATGAGGGGCCCCCTCCACCCTCGCAAGGGCCTGTAGGGACCTATCGTGAGTGTGCGTggcggaggagggagggaggtgaggggcGGGTCAGACAGGCCACAAGGGCAGGGGCCCCACTGCCCAAGTGCCCCTGCCTCCCCTTGGGGGGCTGCGGTGACCTGGGGGGCCCCGGGGGAGCTGCCGAGGGTGTGAGAGTCCAAAGTCAGTGGTCACATGGCGTgtcaccagctgcctcctgcctcgcTTCCTCCTGcaggaatgggggtggggaggaggggaaggtgtGGCCAGGACTTCCTGGAAAAGGGAGACCCTGCTGTCTGGGGGCGGGGGTGACCGTGGGACACACACTCAGATGTTGTCAAACACACCTCAGTTAGACacacaacacagacacacaactAGGCTCCAGCACAAAACAGGGACGCCCCCATTGCAGCCCCACACGGTCCCACTTGAGAACTCAGGCGCACGTCACAGGCGGCCACCCAGGCCTGGCTGCCCCCTCGGCGTACCCATCAGGAGGGACACAGGACTCCCAGGCACACAGCAGACAAGTGACCCAGGCAGGCACGCTTGGCTACACACAGGAAACAGCTCAGACACACCCAGACACAGGCAGACAAACACGTCCTCAGAGAACACGGACACACACAACATGTCGGGCTGGGGCGCACAAATACGGccgcacacacagcacacacactcaGATAAGGGGGCACCTCGGGCCGCGACACAAACAAACTCAGGCGGGCAGACGCAGAGGCTGAACTCGTGGGCCAGACCCCCACCCTGAATCCCGTGTCCAGCACTGGGGAAGTCCAAGGCCCACATGACCCAAGGGGAGGGCTTCTGGAACAGTCTGCGGAGAAACTGCATCACCCTCACTAATGATCCGTTTCCGCCCCAGGGAATAAAGGCTCGGTGACTGGCCAGTTCTGCCCCGGGAGCTCAcctgcctctctgagccccctGCTAACCGGCCTGTGCCTCTCCCAGGGTGAGTGCGGGCCCGCGGTGAGGGAGGGCGCATGGGCAAGCATGGCCACCCTTCCCAGCGCTGGCCGGACCCCGCCCACCCTCTGACCCTCCCAGCCAGCTTTTGCCCTAAGTCCTGGGAACCAGGGCACAACCCAGGGGTTCCCGGCAGGCCAGCCCTGCAGGGAGTGGCTCCCCCTCTCTCAGAGCATCAAGTGGGGGTTTCCGGGGTCTGCTGCCCACGTCTCAGCCTCGGGTCCCCAGACGCTCGTCTCTTGCCTCCCAGATGGACACATGGATGGTGCTGCTCTTCCTACAAGCCTCGCTGGTGCTCTCCCTGGCCAACAGGGCCACCCCCGTCCTGCGCTTTGTGGCCGTGGGTGACTGGGGCGGAGTCCCCAATGCCCCGTTCTACACAGCCCGGGAAACGGCCACCGCCAAGGAGATTGCCAAGACTgtgcagatcctgggcacagactttaTCCTCTCTCTGGGGGACAATTTCTACTTCAATGGCGTGCAGAATGCCAATGACAAGCGGTTCCAGGTGTGTGCCACTggagtgggggttggggggcatgTGGCGAAGCCACTCGAGCTTTTGACtctggagagggcagagggaagcTGACACTTTGGGCACCTGGAGCGTTCACTGtctccctgggccccagccctTGACTTGCTGGGAGCGTTGGGGGAGCTGCTTGACCCTGGGCTGGGGGGTGCCCTCGCTGTCTGTTGCAGGAGACATTCGAGGATGTGTTCTCTGCCTCATCCCTCCGCAACGTGCCCTGGTACGTGCTGGCTGGCAACCACGACCACCTGGGAAACGTCTCAGCCCAGATCGCCTACTCCAGCATCTCAAAACGCTGGTGAGTCTGCCCCCTGCCCCGTCCATCCCCTGAGCCTTGCTCAAGTGGACAAAGAGGCCCATTAGCCTGAGCTGACCCTGGGCCAGTCCAGGTGCCCACCACCTGCATCCCCTTCACAGGAACTTCCCCAGCCCTTTCTACCGCCTGCGCTTCAAGGTCCCACGGTCCAACGTGTCTGTGGCCATCTTCATGCTGGACACAGTGACACTGTGCGGCAACTCGAACGACTTCACCAGCCAGCAGCCCGAGAGGCCCCGGGACCTGGCGCTGGCCCGCACGCAGCTGTCCTGGCTCAAGAAGCAGCTGGCCGCGGCCAAGGAGGACTACGTGCTGGTGGCTGGCCACTACCCAATATGGTCCATCGCGGAGCACGGGCCCACCCACTGCCTCGTCAAgcagctgctgccactgctggccATGCACAAGGTCACCGCCTACCTGTGTGGCCACGACCACAACCTGCAGGTGAGGGGCCTGTGGCAGGGGTAGGGGGCCAGGTCAGGGGTCCCCAGCCTCGCCAAGGTGGCACATGGCACATTGGGACCTTCCTGG
The Equus caballus isolate H_3958 breed thoroughbred chromosome 7, TB-T2T, whole genome shotgun sequence genome window above contains:
- the ACP5 gene encoding tartrate-resistant acid phosphatase type 5 isoform X1, producing MDTWMVLLFLQASLVLSLANRATPVLRFVAVGDWGGVPNAPFYTARETATAKEIAKTVQILGTDFILSLGDNFYFNGVQNANDKRFQETFEDVFSASSLRNVPWYVLAGNHDHLGNVSAQIAYSSISKRWNFPSPFYRLRFKVPRSNVSVAIFMLDTVTLCGNSNDFTSQQPERPRDLALARTQLSWLKKQLAAAKEDYVLVAGHYPIWSIAEHGPTHCLVKQLLPLLAMHKVTAYLCGHDHNLQYLQDENGIGFVLSGAGNFMDPSTKHARKVPNGYLRFHHGTNTSMGGFAYVEISPKEMTVTYIEASGKSLFKTRLPRRARHAHPRRLHPAA